A window from Primulina huaijiensis isolate GDHJ02 chromosome 13, ASM1229523v2, whole genome shotgun sequence encodes these proteins:
- the LOC140991066 gene encoding uncharacterized protein yields the protein MASNDQQINYNAGEAKGQAQEKIGHGVDAVKDHAEGTKENTGNFFTSAKDKAFETAQAAKDNVIGAGQATWNKAGETTLAAKDKVTGAGQATWDKAGETTEASKDKVTGAGQTTRDKACETTEAAKEKVTGAGQATRDKTSETTEAAKDKVSGAGQATRDKASDTTDYAKDKTSGAAHATRDRTSGAAESGKESAEAGKEKGGNIIQKTADALKNTFGVGGDQ from the exons ATGGCATCCAACGATCAGCAGATCAACTACAACGCCGGTGAAGCCAAGGGTCAGGCTCAG GAGAAGATTGGACATGGAGTCGACGCTGTTAAGGACCACGCCGAGGGTACCAAGGAGAACACCGGAAACTTCTTCACCTCCGCCAAAGACAAGGCTTTTGAAACCGCGCAAGCCGCCAAGGACAATGTGATCGGCGCAGGCCAAGCTACCTGGAACAAGGCCGGTGAAACTACGCTAGCCGCCAAGGACAAGGTGACCGGCGCAGGCCAAGCCACCTGGGACAAGGCAGGTGAAACTACGGAAGCCTCCAAGGACAAGGTGACCGGCGCAGGCCAAACCACCAGGGACAAGGCCTGTGAAACTACGGAAGCCGCCAAGGAAAAGGTGACCGGCGCAGGCCAAGCCACCAGGGACAAGACAAGTGAAACTACAGAAGCCGCCAAAGACAAGGTGAGCGGCGCAGGCCAAGCCACCAGGGACAAGGCTTCCGATACCACAGATTACGCCAAGGATAAGACCAGCGGAGCAGCTCATGCCACCAGGGATCGAACGTCGGGAGCTGCTGAATCCGGCAAGGAATCAGCCGAAGCCGGCAAGGAGAAGGGCGGCAACATCATTCAGAAAACCGCGGATGCATTGAAGAATACTTTCGGCGTGGGGGGCGACCAGTAA
- the LOC140990863 gene encoding uncharacterized protein isoform X2: protein MASNNQISYKAGETKGQTQEKIGHGVDAVKDHAEGTKENTGNFFTSAKDTAFETAQAAKDKVICAGQATWDKASETTLAAKDKVTGAGQATWDKAGETTEAAKDKVTGAGQTTRDKACETTEAAKDKVTGAGQATRDKTSETTEAAKDKVSGAGQATRDKASDTTDYAKDKTSGAAHATRDRTSGAAESGKESAEAGKEKGGNIIQKTADALKNTFGVGGDQ from the exons ATGGCGTCCAACAATCAGATCAGCTACAAGGCCGGTGAAACCAAGGGTCAGACTCAG GAGAAGATTGGACATGGAGTCGACGCTGTGAAAGACCATGCCGAGGGAACCAAGGAGAACACCGGAAACTTCTTCACCTCCGCCAAAGACACGGCTTTTGAAACCGCGCAAGCAGCCAAGGACAAGGTGATCTGCGCAGGCCAAGCTACCTGGGATAAGGCCAGTGAAACTACGCTAGCCGCCAAGGACAAGGTGACAGGCGCAGGCCAAGCCACCTGGGACAAGGCCGGTGAAACTACCGAAGCCGCCAAGGACAAGGTGACCGGCGCAGGCCAAACCACCAGGGATAAGGCTTGTGAAACTACGGAAGCGGCCAAGGACAAGGTGACCGGCGCAGGCCAAGCCACCAGGGACAAGACAAGTGAAACTACAGAAGCCGCCAAAGACAAGGTGAGCGGCGCAGGCCAAGCCACCAGGGACAAGGCTTCCGATACCACAGATTACGCCAAGGATAAGACCAGCGGAGCAGCTCATGCCACCAGGGATCGAACGTCGGGAGCTGCTGAATCCGGCAAGGAATCAGCCGAAGCCGGCAAGGAGAAGGGCGGCAACATCATTCAGAAAACCGCGGATGCATTGAAGAATACTTTCGGCGTGGGGGGCGACCAGTAA
- the LOC140990863 gene encoding uncharacterized protein isoform X1: MASNDQINYNAGEAKGQAQEKIGHGVDAVKDHAEGTKENTGNFFTSAKDTAFETAQAAKDKVICAGQATWDKASETTLAAKDKVTGAGQATWDKAGETTEAAKDKVTGAGQTTRDKACETTEAAKDKVTGAGQATRDKTSETTEAAKDKVSGAGQATRDKASDTTDYAKDKTSGAAHATRDRTSGAAESGKESAEAGKEKGGNIIQKTADALKNTFGVGGDQ; the protein is encoded by the exons ATGGCATCCAACGATCAGATCAACTACAACGCCGGTGAAGCCAAGGGTCAGGCTCAG GAGAAGATTGGACATGGAGTCGACGCTGTGAAAGACCATGCCGAGGGAACCAAGGAGAACACCGGAAACTTCTTCACCTCCGCCAAAGACACGGCTTTTGAAACCGCGCAAGCAGCCAAGGACAAGGTGATCTGCGCAGGCCAAGCTACCTGGGATAAGGCCAGTGAAACTACGCTAGCCGCCAAGGACAAGGTGACAGGCGCAGGCCAAGCCACCTGGGACAAGGCCGGTGAAACTACCGAAGCCGCCAAGGACAAGGTGACCGGCGCAGGCCAAACCACCAGGGATAAGGCTTGTGAAACTACGGAAGCGGCCAAGGACAAGGTGACCGGCGCAGGCCAAGCCACCAGGGACAAGACAAGTGAAACTACAGAAGCCGCCAAAGACAAGGTGAGCGGCGCAGGCCAAGCCACCAGGGACAAGGCTTCCGATACCACAGATTACGCCAAGGATAAGACCAGCGGAGCAGCTCATGCCACCAGGGATCGAACGTCGGGAGCTGCTGAATCCGGCAAGGAATCAGCCGAAGCCGGCAAGGAGAAGGGCGGCAACATCATTCAGAAAACCGCGGATGCATTGAAGAATACTTTCGGCGTGGGGGGCGACCAGTAA
- the LOC140990863 gene encoding uncharacterized protein isoform X3: MASNNQISYKAGETKGQTQEKIGHGVDSVKDHTEGAKDNTGNYFTSAKDKAGETAQAGKDKVTGAGQATWNKAGETTEAAKDKVTGAGQATWNKAGETTEAAKDKVTGAGHTTGDKASETTDAAKDKTSCAAHTTRDHASGAKESGKESAEAGKEKGGNIIQKTADALKNTFGAGAEQKADQ, from the exons ATGGCGTCCAACAATCAGATCAGCTACAAGGCCGGTGAAACCAAGGGTCAGACTCAG gagAAGATTGGACATGGAGTCGACTCTGTGAAGGACCATACTGAGGGAGCCAAAGATAACACTGGGAACTACTTCACCTCCGCCAAAGACAAGGCTGGGGAAACCGCCCAAGCCGGCAAGGACAAGGTGACCGGCGCAGGCCAAGCCACCTGGAACAAGGCCGGTGAAACTACGGAAGCCGCCAAAGACAAGGTGACCGGCGCTGGCCAAGCCACCTGGAACAAGGCCGGAGAAACTACGGAAGCCGCTAAGGACAAGGTGACCGGCGCAGGCCACACCACCGGGGACAAGGCTTCTGAGACTACAGATGCCGCCAAGGATAAGACCAGCTGTGCAGCTCACACCACCAGGGATCATGCGTCGGGAGCTAAGGAATCCGGCAAGGAATCAGCTGAAGCCGGCAAGGAGAAGGGTGGCAATATCATCCAGAAAACCGCGGATGCACTGAAGAATACTTTCGGCGCGGGGGCGGAGCAGAAAGCGGACcaataa